The genomic window CTTCTTTCCTGGGCAGCTCGTTCTTCCACCTCCCTTTTATATTCCTCTGTGTGACTGCGATCCACCATGTTAGTTTCCAAACGATTCTGGAGTTTTGCCACCTCTTCTTTCAATTGCCATTTGCTTTTCTCCAGTTCTTCACAATTCCGACGCAGGCTGGACAGTTCTTCTTCCAGATCCCAGTTTTGGGCTTGCAGCTGCATGCATTTTTTAGACTCCAtatccagctgctgggaaattTCACTAACCTgtagagggaaaggaaaaaaaattcagagtcATCTAAAGGCAGTGAATTCTGTGAAAACCTCTAAGGGGCTTGGCCATGGACACTGCATCATCTGCTGGTTCAGAAGTACTAGAAGTGCAAATAGGCTCTTCTTGTCCAACATGAACagcttttgtgttaggattGCTCAGGTTCCACTCTTTTCTCAGTTCTTCATGCAAAAATGCTACAAGCTTTGGGACTAAAAAGGAGTCACTGCAAAGGCAATAACCGTTTCTACAACAAAGCCTTCCAAAACTAAGCGTGACTCTGAAACACGGTTGCTCTAGCACCAAATCTTGAGAATGGAGAAATAGATAAAAGGTTATATGCCACTACAGAACAGCCAGAGCAACCTCAGAAACACTTCTGGGAGCAATACTTCTGGGTGCCCTGACAAGATGGGCTGAAACAGCTACCCGTGAGCAATAAGTTACAGCCTTTTGCCTGTGTCACCTCTCCTCATCGAGCCCTGGGCAGCAAGAACACTGTTTAGAAAAGCAAATACTCAACTGCCTCCTGCTCAGCTTGTGCCTGAGACAGGGCTCAGGGGCTGATCTTGCCATGCAAATGACATTGGTGTTCCTCCCCTCTCTTCCACAAAAGGCATTCATCTGTCAGACCAAGATGATGCTGACACAGCCCCCCTCAAGCTGCAGCCAGGCCTGAGCTGGGCCCCACTGCTCTCAGCCCATGGACATGATGTCCTGCTAGGATGGCACACTCGCCTATCCCTAAGGGCCAGCCTGGGGATTTGGACTCTTGGCTGACCCTGCCTACAGTCACTGCACTTGATCTGGTCTTCTTGGTGAGCGCCTGTAGGGTGGCTCCCTGGTCTGTGAGGTCACGGACCCTGACACACTTGCTGCCACTCTTGGCTTGCCCTTCCTCTGCAGGACAGCTTGCCCTTCAGGAGCCCTTGCCCCTACTGCTTTGCAACGGAGCATTTGCACCTGCACCCATAAGGGTAACTGCATCAGTATTAGTTATAGTCATCTGCTACTGTAACAGTAGAAAGAGCAATAAGAAAAGCCAATCAAATCCAAAATGCAGCCAAGGCAAGAAAGATCAGCAGCATGACAAGAATGTAGGGAAAGCATGTCACATGTTTCAGAAGGGGTACACCACAACTAAAACAACAAACATAAAGCAGAGCTCACCTCTGTTTTTAATCTATCAACTTCATTGACCTTTTCTGAATATCTGTTCTGCATTTCTTCCTGACAGGACTCTGTTTCTTTCACTTCATTAAGCCTCACTTTCCTTCTTTCTATTGTCAGAAGCTTTTCCAATCTGAATATCAAATCAGTTAAGAAAACAGTGAAACACAAGAACAACCAGCCTGTCTCCCATAGTCCCACGTAAACATACTGacatcacagaaccacagaatggctTGGTTTGGAAGGGGCCTTCAGGATCCTCTAGTCCCAGCCCTCCTCctgtgggcaggaacaccttccactagaccaggttgttccgagccccatccaacccagccttgagACCTTctaggaatggggcatccacagctcctctgggcaagctgttccagtgtctcagcactctcacagtaaagaatgccttcctaatatcaaatctaaacctactctcctTCTGTTTGAAGCCATCCCCTCCTGTACTGTCAGTACACACTCTTGTAAATGGACTCCCATGCTTGTTGTAGTCTCCCTTCAGGTATCGCAAAGACACAATTGGGTCTCAGTGGCTTGGCAACTACATGAGGCACTGCTGGCCAATGTAGGGCAATAATAGTGGCCCGATGTAGAAGAGGGATTTAGAAGGAATATGCATGAGGAAAAAGGAGTCTCTTCTTAGCACTTCAAAAAAGCATGGACTTACCTTTCCAGGTTCTTTGCTAGGCATTTTCTGATGTTCACTTCCTCCAGATACAGCTCTTTGtacttttcctcttctgcctgCACGGATTCTTTTGGAAAAGTACTGTCTTGTTGGGTGTTCTTCATCCTGTCCAATTGACCTTCGAGATCTCTACTTCCTTCTTCTGCCTGGTTTCTCAGTGAATCCCAACAACTGGCTCTGTTTTGTTCTAATGCGTCCTGGGAGGTTGCCTGTGCCTGAAGCAGGCAGTGCAACGTCAATTACCACCATCAAGAAAAAGAGAACTTTCTCCCCCACAAAGTGCATGCCCTCAATTTGAAGACCTTACTGAGAGGGGTGGCTGTGCCTCCTCACTGCTGTCAGCTTATGAAGGTACAGCCCCACAGCTACCATGgtaaataattctttttatttgagAAGGAGCCCAAATTAGCGCTTTTATTCAAAGCTCCTAATGGAAGGACACTATCTCTGTATCTCTGTAGGACAGGGCATATAGAAAAGGATTCCCTGAGACATCCTTAAGAGTGTCCCTCACCTCCACTCCGTCACCCCCACCCCCGCCTCTTCCGTGACTTCTTTTCTGAGCACTTTTTCTACCCCTCGCACAAGGACAAAGCAGGACCTGTGTCTGGCCATGAGAGCTGAAAATTGCAAAACCCATTCAGGGATGAGCAGTGAGAACCAACCGGTCCTGCAGACACAGATACCCCCAAGCCCTGCAAACCTAGAATCTGCTGTGGCAAGCTTTTGATTCAGGGACCTTCGGGCACATTACACAACTACTTCAGGAATTACAGAATACAGAGCGAACACACAGGATAGGGCTCCAAAAGTCAAATACTAAAAAATGATGGGCACAGCAAAAGTTGACATAGTGCTCAGAGGCACACATGAGAAATTCACTGACTTCAATAAAGAGGTTGACTTCCTGTTGGTGTTGTCTTCTTTcctggtttgctttttcttctacCTCCCTTTTACATTGATCTTTTTGCCTGCAATCCACCGTGTTAGACTCCATATGAAAGTGGAGTTTTGCCACCTCTTCTTTCAGCTGGCATTTGCTTTTCTCCAGTTCTTCACACTTCCCATGCAGCGTGGACAGCTTTTCTTGCAGATCCCGATTTTGAGCTTCTAGCTGCATGCATTTTTTAGACTCCAcgtgcagctgctgggaaattTCACTAACCTgtagagagaaaggaaaaaaaattcagtcatCTAAAGGCAGTGAATTCTGTGAAAACCTCTAAGGGGCTTGGCCATGGACACTGCATCATCTGCTGGCTCAGAAGTACTAGAAGTGCAAATAGGCTCTTCTTGTCCAACATGAACagcttttgtgttaggattCCTCAGGTTCCCATCACTTCTCAGTTCTTCATGCAAAAATGCTACAAGCTTTGGGACTAAAAAGGAGTCACTGCAAAGGCAATAACTGTTTCTACAACAAAGCCTTCCAAAACTAAGCGTGACTCTGAAACACGGTTGCTCTAGCACCAAATCTTGAGAATGGAGAAATAGATAAAAGGTTATATGCCACTACAGAACAGCCAGAGCAACCTCAGAAACACTTCTGGGAGCAATACTTCTGGGTGCCCTGACAAGATGGGCTGAAACAGCTGCCTGTGAGCAATAAGTTACAGCCTTTTGCCTGTGTCACCTCTCCTCATCAAGCCCTGGGCAGCAAGAACACTGTTTAGAAAAGCGAATACTCAACTGCCTCCTGCTCAGCTTGTGCCTGAGACAGGGCTCAGGGACTGAACTTGCCATGCAAATGACATTGGTGTTCCTCCCCTCTCTTCCACAAAAGGCATTCATCTGTCAGACCAAGATGATGCTGACACAGCCCCCCTCAAGCTGCAGCCAGGCCTGAGCTGGGCCCCACTGCTCTCAGCCCATGGACATGATGTCCTGCTAGGATGGCACACTCGCCCATCCCTAAGGGCCAGCCTGGGGATTTGGACTCTTGGCTGACCCTGTCTACAGTCACTGCACTTGATCTGGTCTTCTTGGTGAGCGCCTGTAGGGTGGCTCCCTGGTCTGTGAGGTCACGGACCCTGACACACTTGCTGCCACTCTTGGCTTGCCCTTCCTCTGCAGGACAGCTTGCCCTTCAGGAGCCCTTGCCCCTACTGCTTTGCAACGGAGTATTTGCACCTGCACCCATAAGGGTAACTGCATCAGTATTAGTTATAGTTTTGACACCTCTTCTTTCAGCTGGCATTTGCTTTTCTCCAGTTCTTCACACTTCCCATGCAGCATGGACAGCTTTTCTTGCAGATCCCGATTTTGAGCTTCTAGCTGCATGCTTCTTTTAGACTCCatgtgcagctgctgggaaggttcACCAACCTGAACAtagaggggggaggaggaaaaagacaCTCCAAGTGATCTAAAGGCAGTGCATTCTGTGAAAATCTCAGAAGACTCTGGCCATAGAGATGGTCTTTTTCATCTACTGGAAATGAACAcggaaaatacttgaaaaaatcCCTGACAGAGCGAAGAAACTTCAGACTTACTTAAAAATTTGGAAGACGTTTCTGGGTGCCTCAGAGCTCATGATGAAACATAATCTAATAATCCCCCTAGTGCTCATCAGAGAACAAACCTTACCCTTAGGGCTTCCGTAACAGCTGGGGAAAGGACCAGGCTGCTTTCtaaatgtttgtgtgtgtgtgtggggggctcagctgcgcgaatgaagatttgggaatggctgtccccacgtgggtgtgcccttccagcctgcacagtggattttttaggtgaggctcagcgtgcgcagaactggcctcaccgtttaattcctgaggttcatctgccacggctgagcgagcttggacagtgccagtgaagtcctcaggactagaacttacagcacccggcatttcccaggaggtctcccatccaagtactaatctggggctgaccctgcttagcttctgagacCTGATGGcatcggatgtcagggaggcatttaactgcctagcTTTCTAAATAGCCTCTACGCAGAATGCAGACTCTCAGCTCCCCTGGGCTCTCCAGGAAAACTTCATCTTAACATTTCCCCACAGAAATACCTACAAAAGCTTAAAAGttacaaaaaaggaaatttgagACCAGCTTACTGAGGCAGAGGCTGCCAGGTCTCTCTGAAGAGCTTCAATCCTTTCGTTGTTTCGATGAACTGTGCCTTCCAATCTTGTGTTTTCAATCTCAAgcctgaaaaagaaacacaggtCTTCTTACCAGAAAATCCACCAGATCACCAATCCCAGATGAACAGTGTGAAGTAGCGGAATCAAAAGCACAAGTGTCCTTCAAAATCAGACTCTCTATCCTGTTGTTTCCACCCAATCTCTGAAAGCAACAACTTCTCACTTCACTGTGTTGTTCTCTTACCGGTGTCGCTGTTCTCGCAATTGTTCTGCAGCTGTATTACTGTCCAAATATGTCACCAAGCTGTCCTGCACTTTCTGGGCGCAAGTTactgcttctctttccttctcagcCAAGGCAGTCTCCAAGTCACGAACGCAACGCTCCAACTCAagacactttttttcctcctcccgCAACTGTAAAATCACGGTAAAAATCCGCAGTCATCAGGTGAGCTTTTACATTGAGGAGTCAGCCACTGCTGAGGAATTCACGTGCTGCATGTATGTGCACATGCCCTCTGCCCAAAGAACTGGAATCATTTCAACTACCTTCAAACCTTCACTTCTACTAGCAAATGAACACAAGCTGTTTTACTTCATCTTCTTTTACAGTGGCCACTCCCATCCCTCCACTCATTTCCTACATCACAGTCCTAAGCACCAGCCCTGGCCCTATGACCTTTTTGGTGACCTGTGATGCTCCTTGTATTCACTTGTTTGCTACTccatgaaaatataaattagaaAGTTCATCTTCCTAAAGGAAGGCATATACAAAGAGTGAGAGGTAAACAAACCACGCCAGTAGATGTGTTTGGGAGCCCAAGACTGTAccaggggagcacagggagttTTCTTAAGTGCCGAAGATCTTAACTGTAGTGCAAAGACAGCGCCCAGCGGCCCCTGAGTGGGAAGCAGTGGATGCCTGAGGAGAGGCAGCTCTCCTTCAGTGTGATGGGGTGACGAAGGCTGGCTTCAGTTACAAGCTGATGCTGACCGTTTCAGCCAAGGTTCCCAGGTGAACTGCTCTGGCAGACCTGCTCTGGAGTCAAGAATCACACTAGGGGTGCATGAGGAGTCTTCTTAAACCATGAAGACCTCAAAGgtaacagagagagagaagcccCAGGGAAACCCTAAAGAGAGGCAGCTGTACCTCAGCATGGAGGGTTGTGGgccagagggaaggagggcCAGTGTCAGATCAAAGTTTGATTGAAGTGCTGATTCCTTAGGTCTCTCTTATAGTGGCTCCCAGAAcaccattttttgttttgttttggttttttttttttcagaatgtatAGGAAGCAACAGGCACACACAGGTTTTATTCCTGTAGGGACAGGTTTTCCATACCTCGGCTTCAAGCCTGTCTGACTCCTC from Pithys albifrons albifrons isolate INPA30051 chromosome 3, PitAlb_v1, whole genome shotgun sequence includes these protein-coding regions:
- the LOC139670560 gene encoding ankyrin repeat domain-containing protein 26-like isoform X2; translation: MKLREEEKKCLELERCVRDLETALAEKEREAVTCAQKVQDSLVTYLDSNTAAEQLREQRHRLEIENTRLEGTVHRNNERIEALQRDLAASASVSEISQQLHVESKKCMQLEAQNRDLQEKLSTLHGKCEELEKSKCQLKEEVAKLHFHMESNTVDCRQKDQCKREVEEKANQERRQHQQEVNLFIEAQATSQDALEQNRASCWDSLRNQAEEGSRDLEGQLDRMKNTQQDSTFPKESVQAEEEKYKELYLEEVNIRKCLAKNLERLEKLLTIERRKVRLNEVKETESCQEEMQNRYSEKVNEVDRLKTEVSEISQQLDMESKKCMQLQAQNWDLEEELSSLRRNCEELEKSKWQLKEEVAKLQNRLETNMVDRSHTEEYKREVEERAAQERREQLQKVSLFLQAQAASQDRSEEIRTSHQASLRNELQDRIRDLECELDRVKTTQRDSTFSKESMQAEVEKYKGLYLEEVRTRKCLAKNLERANERLAAVNTKLLREHHRSKSSVPSSIVSGHVAATPVLHSTGMGHLGSSLGLHRSLSVGGSFIGAVENMMSTNRRIEARVAKVRQELDEKIARDLQRVFFPATVGPKSGSAGSSKKH
- the LOC139670560 gene encoding ankyrin repeat domain-containing protein 26-like isoform X1 encodes the protein MKLREEEKKCLELERCVRDLETALAEKEREAVTCAQKVQDSLVTYLDSNTAAEQLREQRHRLEIENTRLEGTVHRNNERIEALQRDLAASASVGEPSQQLHMESKRSMQLEAQNRDLQEKLSMLHGKCEELEKSKCQLKEEVSEISQQLHVESKKCMQLEAQNRDLQEKLSTLHGKCEELEKSKCQLKEEVAKLHFHMESNTVDCRQKDQCKREVEEKANQERRQHQQEVNLFIEAQATSQDALEQNRASCWDSLRNQAEEGSRDLEGQLDRMKNTQQDSTFPKESVQAEEEKYKELYLEEVNIRKCLAKNLERLEKLLTIERRKVRLNEVKETESCQEEMQNRYSEKVNEVDRLKTEVSEISQQLDMESKKCMQLQAQNWDLEEELSSLRRNCEELEKSKWQLKEEVAKLQNRLETNMVDRSHTEEYKREVEERAAQERREQLQKVSLFLQAQAASQDRSEEIRTSHQASLRNELQDRIRDLECELDRVKTTQRDSTFSKESMQAEVEKYKGLYLEEVRTRKCLAKNLERANERLAAVNTKLLREHHRSKSSVPSSIVSGHVAATPVLHSTGMGHLGSSLGLHRSLSVGGSFIGAVENMMSTNRRIEARVAKVRQELDEKIARDLQRVFFPATVGPKSGSAGSSKKH